A portion of the Ricinus communis isolate WT05 ecotype wild-type chromosome 10, ASM1957865v1, whole genome shotgun sequence genome contains these proteins:
- the LOC8273458 gene encoding tubulin beta chain: MREILHIQGGQCGNQIGAKFWEVVCAEHGIDATGRCQGDSELQLERVNVYYNEARGGRYVPRAVLMDLEPGTMDSIRSGPYGQIFRPDNFVFGQSGAGNNWAKGHYTEGAELIDSVLDVVRKEAENCDCLQGFQVCHSLGGGTGSGMGTLLISKIREEYPDRMMLTFSVFPSPKVSDTVVEPYNATLSVHQLVENADECMVLDNEALYDICFRTLKLATPSFGDLNHLISGTMSGVTCCLRFPGQLNSDLRKLAVNLIPFPRLHFFMVGFAPLTSRGSQQYSALSVPELSQQMWDAKNMMCAADPRHGRYLTASAVFRGKMSTKEVDEQMINVQNKNSSYFVEWIPNNVKSTVCDIPPTGLKMASTFIGNSTSIQEMFRRVSEQFTAMFRRKAFLHWYTGEGMDEMEFTEAESNMNDLVSEYQQYQDATVDEDYEEEEEEIHDM, from the exons ATGCGAGAGATTCTTCATATTCAAGGTGGCCAATGCGGCAACCAAATTGGAGCTAAGTTTTGGGAGGTAGTCTGTGCCGAACATGGGATTGATGCTACCGGTAGGTGCCAAGGTGACAGTGAACTTCAGCTTGAAAGGGTCAATGTGTATTACAATGAGGCAAGAGGTGGCAGGTATGTGCCCCGGGCTGTTCTTATGGACCTTGAACCTGGTACTATGGATAGTATTAGGTCCGGTCCTTACGGACAGATTTTCAGACCTGATAATTTTGTTTTCGGTCAATCTGGTGCTGGCAACAATTGGGCTAAAGGGCATTATACTGAAGGTGCCGAGTTGATTGATTCTGTGCTTGATGTTGTTCGCAAAGAAGCTGAGAATTGTGATTGCTTGCAGG GATTTCAGGTTTGCCATTCTCTAGGAGGAGGAACTGGATCTGGCATGGGCACCCTTTTGATCTCGAAAATCAGAGAGGAATACCCTGATCGAATGATGCTTACTTTCTCCGTCTTTCCTTCTCCTAAGGTCTCTGATACAGTTGTTGAGCCTTACAATGCCACTCTTTCCGTCCATCAGCTTGTTGAAAATGCGGATGAATGTATGGTTCTTGACAATGAAGCTCTATACGATATCTGCTTCCGTACCCTTAAACTCGCCACCCCAAGCT TTGGTGATTTGAACCATTTGATTTCTGGTACCATGTCTGGAGTCACATGCTGCTTGAGATTCCCTGGCCAGCTTAACTCTGACCTGAGAAAGCTCGCAGTAAATCTCATCCCTTTCCCACGGCTCCATTTCTTCATGGTTGGCTTTGCTCCTCTCACCTCCCGTGGCTCCCAGCAATACAGTGCCCTGAGTGTGCCAGAGCTCAGCCAACAAATGTGGGACGCAAAGAACATGATGTGTGCAGCAGATCCACGCCATGGCCGCTATTTGACAGCATCGGCAGTGTTCAGAGGAAAAATGAGCACCAAGGAAGTTGATGAGCAGATGATCAATGTTCAGAATAAGAACTCTTCGTACTTTGTGGAATGGATTCCTAACAATGTCAAATCAACTGTTTGTGATATCCCTCCAACAGGCCTGAAAATGGCATCTACGTTTATTGGGAACTCAACATCAATTCAGGAAATGTTCCGCCGTGTGAGTGAGCAGTTCACTGCCATGTTCAGGAGGAAGGCTTTCCTGCATTGGTACACTGGGGAAGGCATGGATGAGATGGAGTTCACAGAGGCAGAGAGCAACATGAATGATTTGGTTTCTGAATATCAGCAGTACCAAGATGCAACAGTTGATGAGGACTATGAGGAGGAAGAGGAGGAAATTCATGACATGTAA